The Kineothrix sp. IPX-CK genomic interval AACAGGTGGGAGCTGTCTTCGGCGGCGATAAGATTCTTTCCATATCCATTTCAAAACCGATTTCTAATACGAATCTGACCATAGTTAATAACATAGACATGCAGACGCTTCTTAAGTCGGCTTTTATTCAGTTTGGAATCACCTTATTTACCGCAGTGCTGTTTGCCTTACTGGCTTTTATGTTTGCCATATTGTTTACAAGAAGCGTTACCGAGCCTATCAACCGCTTAATGGAGGAAATGAAGAAACCGAAGGTAGAGAAGTTCGTAGAGGACGATGGGAGAGATGAATATCATGCGGTTATAGAAGGCTTTAACAAGATGAGCAGTAATCTTGTGGAGGCTCTTCAGAAGCAGTATGATATTAAGCTGCAGGAAACAAAGCTAAGGGAGCTTCGGAAAGAAGCGGAGCTTTCTGCGCTTCAGCAGCAGATAAATCCGCATTTTTTATACAATACACTGGAATCCATATACTGGAACGGGCAGCTGGAAGGGGACGAGGAAATCAGTGAGATTGTTAATGCACTTGGGAATTATTTAAGGGTTATTATCATAAAAGGGCGGGAATACATTACCATAGAAAATGAAGTGGAAAGTGTAAACAACTATATTTTTTTACAAAACAAACGTTTTGAGAATCGGATCGTAAATTATTGGGATGTGTCCATGTCCATGCGTCATACCAAAATTATAAAGCTGGCGATCCACCCGATTGTAGAGGATGTGATTTCGGCCAATCTGGATGATCTTGAAAGTCAGATTGACATTAGCATATCTATTGTGGAGGAACTTGATACCATTCGGGTAACTATGACTGGAAATGCTGTAGAATATTTCCTGAGTCAGCTCGATAAAACGCAGATAAACACCAGGGGTATTAACAGTGTGGATGAACGGCTGAGACTTTACTATGGGGAAGCCTTCGGCGTAATTATGGATAACGAAGCGGAGAAAATCAGGGTAACAATGCCGGTATATAAGGACAATGGAAGCGAAGGTAAAAAACAATATGGATAAGTTTGTAGGATACCTTAGAAAAATTTCGATACGCAGACGCCTTTTTTACGCCTTTATGATATTGTGCGTTATCCCGATTTCAACTGTGATCAGTATCAGCGCAGCTGTAGAATTTCTCTATTATAATGATAACCTTAGAAGCAATTATGATAATTTTGCCTATGAGTCCGATATCCGTGTCAATGACATGTTCGAACAGATGGAATTAAAATTCAAATATTTAAAAGAGAACAACGACATCTTAACGGACATATATTTATATGCAACCTCTCCGATATACCAGACCGAGGAGGTAAGCAACCGGATTGAGAATACGATAGCAAGTATTGTTTCCAATCAGGAGGAGATAGACTATGCGGCAATTCTCCTTGAGGATGGAACTTCATTTTTATATACCAAGACGCTGATTAATGAAAAAGAAATCAGAAACGGTCTGGAGGATGATTTAAAATGGCATTATCTGGACTATGGAAAGCAGCCTGCCCTGTGCAGAACAGAAATGGTTGAAGTAGATTATACCAGCGGATTGAGGGCAAGATATGTCGTGCTGATCAATTTGGACGCGGTGGAGAGCGTGCTTAATAACGCCGTGGGTTCGGCAAAGCAAAAGATTGCTGTCACGGATACCCAGGGAAGAGCCGTTGCCGGTTCCCAGTTCGAGAACCCGGAACTGTTTTATGAGGTTACGGTTCCGATTTTAGACACGGGACTTAAAATAAAAAATACATTTATTCAAACAAAATATGATCTGCTTGGGCTGATAACTACGATTGTAATATTCCTGTTCGTTGTAATTGGTGCAGGCGGCACTTCCTATCTGGTGAATGAAAGCATTAAGATTCCTTTGAACCGGTTACTTGGACGGATGGAGCAGATTAAGGAAGGAGATATATTTATCGAACCGGAGGAAGAAGCAGATATAAATTCTCAGGATGAGAATGAAATCTTAAACAGGGTGTTTACCTCGATGCTTAACAAGCTAAACGAAGTGCTGGAGGAAACCTATACCACGAATATAAATGAAACGCAGCTCAGGACCAGAATCAAGGAGCTCGAGCTGGTAGCCCTGCAGCAGCGTATTAATCCTCATTTTCTATATAATCTGCTGGACAATGTATTCTGGATTGCACAGATGAAGGACTATGAAGAAATCGGAGAGATGGTATCGGCTCTTGGTGAGTTCTTCAAAACAAGCGTATCGGAAAAAGGTGCCTTTGTGTCCATCAGTACGGAGATTGAAAATGTTAAAAGCTATGTATGCCTGCAAAAGATTATGCACAAGAATCAGTTCGATGTATTATGGAACATAGATTCCGGGATTGTGCATTATAAAACAGTGAAGCTCATTTTGCAGCCCATTATTGAAAACTGCATTGCTCATGGATTTGAAGGGATAGAAGGAGGGGGAATCATCCATATTACGGGAAAGAAGGAAGAGAATACGATCGTTTTTCAGATAAAGGACAATGGCAGCGGTATGGAAAAAGATGCCTGTGACAGAATAATGTTAGCGATGAACAGCTCGATTCTTGGAGTAGGGGATAGTATTGGAATGAGAAACGTAAATCAGAGAATTAAGATATACTTTGGCGAGCCTTATGGTATAAGTATTAAATCGAAAATAAATGAAGGTACTACAGTAAGTCTGTGTATCCCGGTTAAGGAGTAAGCTATGTATAGATTGATGGTAGTAGAAGATGAGAACATGATACGAAAAGGTATCGTAAACAGCATCCCGTGGCAATCCTTGGGATTTGTAGTCGTAGCGGAAAGCACGAATGGAAAGGCTGCCTTGGAACAGCTTGAGAAAATTCAGGTGGATGTTTTATTGACAGATATTAAAATGCCGGTTATGGGAGGCATGGAGCTGTCCAAAATGGCGAGGCAGCGATATCCCGATATTGAAATTATCATCCTAAGCGGGTTTGCGGAATTTGAATATGCCCGTCAGGCAATTAGTTTTAGGACCTTCGATTATTTATTGAAGCCCGTTAATAAGAAAAAACTGCTGGATACCTTTACCGCCCTGAAGGAGAATATGGACCGCAAAAGGGAGATCAAGGAAGAAATATATCATAGCAATATTTACTTGAATGCAGGATATGAAACCCTCAGGAATGAATTCCTCCAGTCCATGTTAGATGGGGATATCAGCCTCTTTAATGATTTCGAGGAGAAGACAGCCTCTTTGGAGATGGATTTCAGCGGCCATTATTTTGCGGCGGCAACGATCAAATTCGATAGAAAGAGTATCTTCACAGAGCTGGAATCCACATGGGGCACCGATAAACGCTTGCTTACCTTTGCCTATCGGAATATCATAAATGAAGAATTGTGCAACATTGATGATGTTTATTATATTGTAGAGGATTATGATACGATCAATTTTGTATTCTGCTTTCCGACAAAGGAGAAACAGGATGCGCTGATGATTCCCTGTCTGGAAAGTATCAGTGAAAGTATCCATAGCTGCCTGTTTAAGAATGTGACAGTGCCCTACACCATAGGAATTGGTTTGAGTTATCCTTCTATCCACTATATAGCAAAATCTTTCATTCAGGCAAAAAAATCAATTCAGAATAACTTTTATCTTGGGGAACATAGAGTCCAGGTCTATCAGGATAATAATGAATCCAAGTACGAACAGAATTTTATCCGTTTTTACCCGGAAGAGATGGAGCATGTAGCTGTCGCTATCAGCAATGGAAACCATGAGGATACAAAAAAATATTTGATGGCTATGTTCCGAGAGCTCGCAGAGCAGAATTTACTGCCTGAGATTGTGAAAAATTATTGTATCGCCCTTAAACTAATGGTTCAGTCCAAAATTACAAATAGCAATGGGATAATGGAGGAAATTATCGGAGATGAGTTTAATGAATTTGTAAAAGAGGCATTAACGGTCAAGGAACTGGCAGCTTATATTATCTATGTCATGGTGACGCTTGCAAAAGAAATAGATGAAACCATTGCCCCGATGGAAATTAAAGAGCAGCAAATGATCATCGATAAGGCAAAAGCATATATTGCGACATATCTGAGCGAAAAGATTACGCTTAGAATGATCAGTGAGCACGTCTACTTGTCGGAAACTTATTTCAGTTTTTTGTTTAAGAAGGTCACCGGAATTACTTATATTGACTATATTCAGAAGCTTCGTATGCAGGAGGCCAAGAAATTACTGGTAAATACGAATTATAAAGTTTATAAGATAGCGGAAATGATAGGATATAGCGATTACAAGTACTTTTCCGTGCAATTTAAGAAGTATGTGGCGCTTACACCGAAGGAATACAGGAATCGGGGAAGACGGGAAGCGGAGCAGCTGCAGGAGGTATAAGGCTCAAAGACATTAAGAATGTAGTATATTTTTGGGAAAATAAGTATAAATCTTGAATATTATTCAAGATAATTATGATTTATACTGCTATCAATATGTATTATTGTTCATGGGGGTAATACGAATGAAAAAATTCCTGAAAAGAATGAGTTTACTGCAAAAATTAATTAGTGTCATATTAACAGTGGTTTTTGTTCCAATCCTGATTATTGGAATTATGGCTACAGGAATATCGAAAGCAGCTCTGGAGGAGCAGTCCAAGAAATCAAAGGAGGCCCTTGCTTCGCAGACAGCCGATATGATCGACCAAGAGATGGATCGGATTAATCAGATGTTTCTGCAGGTTTCTTTAAGTACTGCATTCCAGGACGTTGTCAATAATCTGGAACCGCAGAAGGGACTTAGCGATAAAGAAAAAGCAGAGTGGAGTATGGAAAGAAAGAAGCTCTTGCAAGTGCTCGATAAAGAGATTCAAAGTATTACGATTACAAATAAATTTATTAACAGTCTGTCATTAATGTATGTTACCGGAGATGTAATAGGTCCGGTCGCCACGCTGCCCGAAGGTGTTACAGATGTCCGTGAAACCGTTGTTTACCGGAAGCTGATTGACAGTACGGATATGATATGGTTAAATGCCGACGAGGTGGATACCTATGTGAATGATGGATATCTCACTGTCGGAAAGGCGGTTAAAAGCTTCTACTACTCGAATACGCAGTCGGTTGGAGCGGTTAAGATCGAATTAAGTTATGATGCATTTATGTCTATGCTATCTAAGATAAAAGTCGGTGAGAATGACAGCTCTTATCTGATCGCGTCTAATGGCAGCAGGATTTCTGCTCTTCCATACAGCGAAATGGTAAAAGGAGAGGAAGAACTTGTTTTTACAGAAGTGGAAGAAAGAGCGAAGCTGGTTGATGCCGATACCTTTACCATGGAGGTAAATGGCGTCAGCACGATTGTTACCTATAATAAATGCGATAAATCAGGCTTTATTTACATAATCAAGATTCCGGAAGCTGAAGTGCTTCAGGGGTCCAATGAAATCAAGAATCTAATCATGCTGGTGGGAGCTGTTTTTTCAGCATTAGCCGTATTTGGGGGATCGTTCTTTGCACTTAATATGACAAAGGCATTGAAGGGTGTGGAAAAAACAATGTCTCTTTCAGCTGAAGGCGACTTGACAGTCACAGCAAGAACAAAGCGTACCGACGAGATCGGAAAGGTAGCCAGTTCTTTTAACGCCATGGTGAAAAGTCTCCGGACGCTTATATCACAAAGCAATGAACTGTCGGAGGAAGTGAGCAAAACAGCAGAAGCCTTGTCAAAGATATCCGCGGCAACAACTCGTACTGCGTCCGAAATATCCAGTGCAATTGATGATGTTGCAATGGGTGCGGGGATGCAGAGCGAGGAGATTGACAATAGTGTGCAGGTTTTCGCCAGTTTAGCTGATGGAATCGGCCATGCGGTAAGCAGTACGAATGCCATGGAGTCTGCGGCTAGAAATGTTAAGAACTATACGGTAGAAGGAATTCAGGCGGCACAGTTACTCGATGGGAAAGCGTTAGAGGTTATCTCTATCACAGAAGGGGTTGCCGAACAGATATCAGGACTTGCAAAAAGTATAACAGTCATCAATGAGTTCACGGAAATTCTTAATACAACTTCAGAACAAACGGAGCTATTATCCTTAAATGCCTCCATCGAGGCAGCAAGAGCAGGTGAACATGGAAGAGGTTTTACGGTTGTTGCCGAAGAAATCAGAAAGCTTGCGGAGCAGTCAGGGAGGCAGACAGAGAAGATAGAGAGCCTAACCAAGGAGATCCTGTCAAAAACAAAGGCTTCCACGGAATTTATCATGAAAGCGAACACGGTAATAAAAGAGCAGGCAGAATCGTCAAAGGCTTCGGCAGATTATTTCGATAAAATTGATACGGCAATGAACGAACTTCTGCAAGATATGAAAAAGATTATGGAGGTAATTCATAAAATAGATCAAGACAAAGACAGCGTTCTTGGCAGCATCAATCATATTGCGGAGGCTTCCGAAGCAGCAGCGGCAGCATCGGAAGAAGTATCCGCATCTACGCAGGAACAGCTGAATACTCTGGAAGAGCTTGCTAATATGGCAGTTATGCTGAAGAACTGCTCTAAGAATCTGGAGGAGAACCTGAAGCGTTTTATGGTATAAGCTAATGGAAACAATATTGGTCTCCAAATCGGCAATATCCCAAATGGGTCAAAAACCTATTGACAAGATTGCATAACGCAGATATAATGCTGACAAGTATACTTGTCAGCATTATATCTGGTTTTAGACTTACTGAAAAAAGTTCATATGGTTGCTACTCTGATACAATAACCTACGATTAAATATAACAGTAAAGGAAAGTGATACTATGATAGAAGTTAAAAATCTTACCAAACGTTACGGTAAATTTGTTGCCAACAGTGATATCACCCTCACTGTTATGCCTGGAGAACTGACGGTGCTGCTTGGCCCTAACGGCGCCGGCAAATCCACGCTGATTAAAAGCATTTGCGGACTCCTTCGCTTTAATGGATCAATAACCATCAGCGGATATGATAACCGGAGCATTGAGGCCAAGCGCATTTTGGGTTATGTTCCCGAGATGCCTGCGCTTTACCCCATGCTGACTGTACGGGAACATCTTGAGTTTATTGCCCGTGCGTACGAGTTGGATTCATGGGAGGTATTGGCCGATGAGCTGCTGGGCAGGTTTGAACTGGATGACAAACAAAATAAGCTCGGCAAAGAGCTTTCTAAGGGTATGCAACAAAAGGTGAGCATTTGCTGCGCAGCACTGACTCGTCCACAGGCGGTCATTTTTGATGAACCACTGGTTGGCCTTGACCCCCACGCCATCCGCGAATTGAAAAAGCTGATTGCTGAATTTAAGCATAACGGTTGTGCCATGATCATTTCCACCCATATGATTGAAAGTGTCGAGGAAAATTGGGATACCACCTGCATCATGACCAAGGGAAAAATTGCCCGTTCCTGTCGCCGGGATGAACTTGGAAGCGGGGATCTGGAAGATCTGTACTTCACTATTACCGAAGGAAGCGGGGTGAAAGAGGCGTGAAGAGTCATTTCTATTTACTTCGCACTAGTATCAAGAACAGGTTCAAGGATGTTTTGAGAAAACCGGGCAAGCTTGTACTCTATTTGCTCATTGTTTTGGGATTTATTGGAGCGCTTGCGGCATCATTGTTTGGTGCTACGCAAAGCAAAGGTGATTTGCCGGCTTCTTATCTTCTCGCGGTTTTCTTCGCATTCCTGACCCTTTTTTATGGTATGGCAATACAAAAGGGGCTTGCCTCCGGCGATGCTATTTTTGAAATGAACGATGTCAACCTGCTGTTTGTGTCCCCGGTCAATCCACGTGCTACATTGCTTTACGGAATTATCCGGCTTGCGGGTATGTCGTTTTGGGCTGGATTTTTCATTTTGTTCCAAGGCAGTACCTTGGCTAATTTCGGCGTAGGCTTTGGCGGGGTGCTCATCCTTTTTGTGGCGTTTATCCTTAATATGATGGTGTTGACACTGTTGACACTGGTAATTTATAGTATAACAAACGGGAAGCCTGTGAGAAAGCGAATTGTGCGTATTTTTGCAGTTGCGATTTTTTTTCCGCTCATCGTATCTTTTATTACCAGTTATTTGACAAACGGTGATTTTTTTCTCTCATTGAACAATATCATTGCTTCTCCTATTCTCGCTGTGACGCCCTTCATAGGATGGGCATCCGCCGGTGCCATTTCCTTGATTAATGGGAATCTTCTTGCTGGCTTCGGCTGGCTGGCATTGTTGTTTTTTTCCGGCGTGGGTATGCTCCTATATATCATGCTCAGTCGCTCGGACTATTATGAGGACGCTTTGGTGGCCACAGAAACCGCTTATGAAAAAAAGCGGGCGGCGACAGAGGGCGATGTGCAGGCGACAGGTTCGACTATGGCTAAAGTCAAGGTAAAAAAGACAGGACTTTCGGGCAAAGGGGCACACGTATTTTTATATAAGCATTTACGAGAAACCTTCCGGAAAAATCGTTTCGGCTTTTTTAGTATGTACACGATTATAACAGCCGGTTTTATTATTGGAGCTTCTATCTTTGTTTTGAATGGTGATTATATTATTACTGTACTACAGGTCTTAATGTGGATTCAGATTTTCATGATCGGAACAGGGCGCGGGCTATTAGAAATATACTCCCATTATCTTTACATGATACCAAGTTCACCTTTTAAGAAAGCCGTTTGGAGTAATATGGAACTGATTGCAAGAACATTTGTGGAAAGCGTACTTTTCTTATGTATCCCCGGCCTGCTCATGAGGAGTAATCCGATTATCATTTTATGCAGTATGTTAGTGTATGTTCTGTTCTCTTTCCTGCTGCTGGGGGTTAATTATTTGTCAATGCGCTGGACTGAAACCAACATTTCTCAAGGTATTGAAATAATGATTTATTTTTTCGTCGTCGTACTATTCATGGCTCCTGGCCTTGTTGCGGCCCTCATTATAGGTTATTCGATGCATAGTTTTGGAGGGACAGTGCTGGCATTGCTTATTTTGTCTGGTTGGGAATTGACTGTGGCTTTCGTTTGTTTTGCGCTGTCGAAGAACATCTTGCATAACTGTGACATGCCAAGTATGAAGCAAGCCGCAAAATGAGGTTTTCTATTGCGCAAGAGCTCCTAATATTTTATATAAGGTTTTATAGAGGAAGCTGGCCTCTTCCGATTCCAATTTTATACAAGCGCCGATAGATTTCGGTATTTGGACCGCTTTCTCCTTTAGCGCATAGCCGGCCTCGGTTAAGGTGACATTTAATACTCTTTCATCTTCCTTTGCCCTGCTGCGCTCTATCCATCCCTTCTGCTCCAGCTTTTTTAAGACCGGTGTCAGAGTTCCTGAATCAAGATA includes:
- a CDS encoding cache domain-containing sensor histidine kinase, with the protein product MVNGCLGMIKEWGLNNLYKYSIYRRLIWCFVYMSVLPILLIGGYNAVYSFSKNEQAAKIFLQESSSQIANNISYYMFSHMNLLEEVAMNPEIVNDLMIYNQVDWNQKSDIENHIRLVMGSTFGSSGAVNTCEMVSVNRSYFYYPSPVSNGDFATSKLLSREARQVLMKVSPKEVPSDQSSYVILTRGIYSDEGCVGNIVAALDLSYFNKVCYENVTNLLNEVMIIDENNIIISASNEEQVGAVFGGDKILSISISKPISNTNLTIVNNIDMQTLLKSAFIQFGITLFTAVLFALLAFMFAILFTRSVTEPINRLMEEMKKPKVEKFVEDDGRDEYHAVIEGFNKMSSNLVEALQKQYDIKLQETKLRELRKEAELSALQQQINPHFLYNTLESIYWNGQLEGDEEISEIVNALGNYLRVIIIKGREYITIENEVESVNNYIFLQNKRFENRIVNYWDVSMSMRHTKIIKLAIHPIVEDVISANLDDLESQIDISISIVEELDTIRVTMTGNAVEYFLSQLDKTQINTRGINSVDERLRLYYGEAFGVIMDNEAEKIRVTMPVYKDNGSEGKKQYG
- a CDS encoding MarR family transcriptional regulator, translating into MAEQYDVLKLENQLCFPLYACSKEIVKKYKPYLDELDLTYTQYITMMVLWEHRQMNVKELGGYLYLDSGTLTPVLKKLEQKGWIERSRAKEDERVLNVTLTEAGYALKEKAVQIPKSIGACIKLESEEASFLYKTLYKILGALAQ
- a CDS encoding methyl-accepting chemotaxis protein; translated protein: MKKFLKRMSLLQKLISVILTVVFVPILIIGIMATGISKAALEEQSKKSKEALASQTADMIDQEMDRINQMFLQVSLSTAFQDVVNNLEPQKGLSDKEKAEWSMERKKLLQVLDKEIQSITITNKFINSLSLMYVTGDVIGPVATLPEGVTDVRETVVYRKLIDSTDMIWLNADEVDTYVNDGYLTVGKAVKSFYYSNTQSVGAVKIELSYDAFMSMLSKIKVGENDSSYLIASNGSRISALPYSEMVKGEEELVFTEVEERAKLVDADTFTMEVNGVSTIVTYNKCDKSGFIYIIKIPEAEVLQGSNEIKNLIMLVGAVFSALAVFGGSFFALNMTKALKGVEKTMSLSAEGDLTVTARTKRTDEIGKVASSFNAMVKSLRTLISQSNELSEEVSKTAEALSKISAATTRTASEISSAIDDVAMGAGMQSEEIDNSVQVFASLADGIGHAVSSTNAMESAARNVKNYTVEGIQAAQLLDGKALEVISITEGVAEQISGLAKSITVINEFTEILNTTSEQTELLSLNASIEAARAGEHGRGFTVVAEEIRKLAEQSGRQTEKIESLTKEILSKTKASTEFIMKANTVIKEQAESSKASADYFDKIDTAMNELLQDMKKIMEVIHKIDQDKDSVLGSINHIAEASEAAAAASEEVSASTQEQLNTLEELANMAVMLKNCSKNLEENLKRFMV
- a CDS encoding response regulator; this encodes MYRLMVVEDENMIRKGIVNSIPWQSLGFVVVAESTNGKAALEQLEKIQVDVLLTDIKMPVMGGMELSKMARQRYPDIEIIILSGFAEFEYARQAISFRTFDYLLKPVNKKKLLDTFTALKENMDRKREIKEEIYHSNIYLNAGYETLRNEFLQSMLDGDISLFNDFEEKTASLEMDFSGHYFAAATIKFDRKSIFTELESTWGTDKRLLTFAYRNIINEELCNIDDVYYIVEDYDTINFVFCFPTKEKQDALMIPCLESISESIHSCLFKNVTVPYTIGIGLSYPSIHYIAKSFIQAKKSIQNNFYLGEHRVQVYQDNNESKYEQNFIRFYPEEMEHVAVAISNGNHEDTKKYLMAMFRELAEQNLLPEIVKNYCIALKLMVQSKITNSNGIMEEIIGDEFNEFVKEALTVKELAAYIIYVMVTLAKEIDETIAPMEIKEQQMIIDKAKAYIATYLSEKITLRMISEHVYLSETYFSFLFKKVTGITYIDYIQKLRMQEAKKLLVNTNYKVYKIAEMIGYSDYKYFSVQFKKYVALTPKEYRNRGRREAEQLQEV
- a CDS encoding putative ABC exporter domain-containing protein, with translation MKSHFYLLRTSIKNRFKDVLRKPGKLVLYLLIVLGFIGALAASLFGATQSKGDLPASYLLAVFFAFLTLFYGMAIQKGLASGDAIFEMNDVNLLFVSPVNPRATLLYGIIRLAGMSFWAGFFILFQGSTLANFGVGFGGVLILFVAFILNMMVLTLLTLVIYSITNGKPVRKRIVRIFAVAIFFPLIVSFITSYLTNGDFFLSLNNIIASPILAVTPFIGWASAGAISLINGNLLAGFGWLALLFFSGVGMLLYIMLSRSDYYEDALVATETAYEKKRAATEGDVQATGSTMAKVKVKKTGLSGKGAHVFLYKHLRETFRKNRFGFFSMYTIITAGFIIGASIFVLNGDYIITVLQVLMWIQIFMIGTGRGLLEIYSHYLYMIPSSPFKKAVWSNMELIARTFVESVLFLCIPGLLMRSNPIIILCSMLVYVLFSFLLLGVNYLSMRWTETNISQGIEIMIYFFVVVLFMAPGLVAALIIGYSMHSFGGTVLALLILSGWELTVAFVCFALSKNILHNCDMPSMKQAAK
- a CDS encoding ABC transporter ATP-binding protein; translation: MIEVKNLTKRYGKFVANSDITLTVMPGELTVLLGPNGAGKSTLIKSICGLLRFNGSITISGYDNRSIEAKRILGYVPEMPALYPMLTVREHLEFIARAYELDSWEVLADELLGRFELDDKQNKLGKELSKGMQQKVSICCAALTRPQAVIFDEPLVGLDPHAIRELKKLIAEFKHNGCAMIISTHMIESVEENWDTTCIMTKGKIARSCRRDELGSGDLEDLYFTITEGSGVKEA
- a CDS encoding sensor histidine kinase is translated as MEAKVKNNMDKFVGYLRKISIRRRLFYAFMILCVIPISTVISISAAVEFLYYNDNLRSNYDNFAYESDIRVNDMFEQMELKFKYLKENNDILTDIYLYATSPIYQTEEVSNRIENTIASIVSNQEEIDYAAILLEDGTSFLYTKTLINEKEIRNGLEDDLKWHYLDYGKQPALCRTEMVEVDYTSGLRARYVVLINLDAVESVLNNAVGSAKQKIAVTDTQGRAVAGSQFENPELFYEVTVPILDTGLKIKNTFIQTKYDLLGLITTIVIFLFVVIGAGGTSYLVNESIKIPLNRLLGRMEQIKEGDIFIEPEEEADINSQDENEILNRVFTSMLNKLNEVLEETYTTNINETQLRTRIKELELVALQQRINPHFLYNLLDNVFWIAQMKDYEEIGEMVSALGEFFKTSVSEKGAFVSISTEIENVKSYVCLQKIMHKNQFDVLWNIDSGIVHYKTVKLILQPIIENCIAHGFEGIEGGGIIHITGKKEENTIVFQIKDNGSGMEKDACDRIMLAMNSSILGVGDSIGMRNVNQRIKIYFGEPYGISIKSKINEGTTVSLCIPVKE